The DNA sequence ATCTTACGAAAGAATAAAGGTGATCCGTTTTGGAGCGATACATTTTATTTACAAAGTCTTGAATTTAAGAATACGCCAGTGTCTTCCAATACTCCCCATAACTTGAAATGCACCTCATGAGCAAATCAATACGGCATCACGATTAACGCAACAGCTCTTTGCAGTTTAGAATGTCGTTCTGATTCTTTTCCATAGCCACATGGAGTCTTACAGGATTAGATTGAGCAAAAGTCCCCATTAGAGTCTGAAAAAGACTAAACCGATGAAGAGTTAGAAGTAAGAAAGAAATTCAATTTTGGGGATATAAAACGAAAAAGCCCCTCAATAGGGGCAATTTGTGACCGCAGAAGGATTCGAACCCTCACTGTCGGAGCCGAAATCTGCTTTATTGAATTTTTAATACGTATTAATCGTGTTTCTTCGGGGTTTTTATTATTCTTTTTTATCTAGATGTTACGGATTGTTACCGATTTTGTTACTCTTTTTATCCTTGATTTTTATCTCTATTTACGGTGTATTACCAATCATTACTTCCTTCGTGATTCCTCATCCTTCAAAATTCATTGTTAATGGCAGTCTATATAAATACCTTACTGGTATTGAACTAATTTTAGCAGGAGACCATTTAGCTTTAATTGTTTTAACTGTTCTCACAGCCTCATTATTGAAGTCCTGATTCTTTCCAGTCGCTTTAACGTCTGAGATACTTCCATCTTTTTCGACTATAAATGTAACTTCAGTTTTCACAGCACCTTCATCACCTTTCATTACAGACTCATCGAAAGCACTAGATACTTTATTTCTAAAAGCATTAACACCTCCTGGAAACTCTGCCGTTTGATCGACATCTGTGTATATATTTGAATCATTGGGAGACACATATCTCTGCTCCCTCGCCTCTTGCTTAATTTCAGAATTTTTCTGTTTATTTAATGCCAATATTAGCTTGTCATATGCCCTTTCACCTAGATACATGCCTTTATTATACTTGATTGTTCTAAATGTACCATCCATATATTGAATTTTAATAGCTGATATCTTTAGGGTTTCAACAACATCAGTAAACCAAACATAATCAAATGACCATGTTGAAACTTCTAAGTTTTCTACTGGTCCAATTCCTTTTAATGTCTTATAGAATCCTACTTTAGTTTTTACTAAGTCTCCAACCGGATTTTCTCCAGCAACAGTAAACCATATGTATTTAATAGTTTTTTTTGATGGATTAATAATTTTAAAAGTAGCACCAGTTGAAGAATATCCAGCAGTTGCATAGTATTCTATTATACCTAGACCATATTTCTTAACATCAATAAATGGCTGAATTGCTTCATGTACTTCATTGTCTATTGAAGTTGCTTCTATGTCAGTATATGGTGGTGGAGATATTGAACTCACCGAACTAGGTTCCGGCACAGATTGAGCAAATAGAATATTTGAAAATATAAGTAGTAATATTTTTTTCACCGTTATTGTTTTTGATATCTTTCTTCAAATGGAGTTTCGAATATAGACATAAAATTATTATTGAAGGTCAGTAAAAGTACTCTTTTATTAATTTTCATACCATTATCCGTATATGACAACTCTATGTAAGGATTTAATTTATTAGTAGCAGGAATTATTTTAAATAATCCGTCGATTACCTTTCCGGATTTCTTATCATGAAACGTAAAAATATCGTTTGCTTTAAAGTCGTAAATTGAATACGCATCAAGGTTAGGTACCCATTGATTACGATCAATACTAAATCTACCCCAATATTTCCACTGGCCCATTAGCTGATTTTTTATAAAATCCACATTGTTTA is a window from the Chryseobacterium sp. T16E-39 genome containing:
- a CDS encoding energy transducer TonB; translated protein: MKKILLLIFSNILFAQSVPEPSSVSSISPPPYTDIEATSIDNEVHEAIQPFIDVKKYGLGIIEYYATAGYSSTGATFKIINPSKKTIKYIWFTVAGENPVGDLVKTKVGFYKTLKGIGPVENLEVSTWSFDYVWFTDVVETLKISAIKIQYMDGTFRTIKYNKGMYLGERAYDKLILALNKQKNSEIKQEAREQRYVSPNDSNIYTDVDQTAEFPGGVNAFRNKVSSAFDESVMKGDEGAVKTEVTFIVEKDGSISDVKATGKNQDFNNEAVRTVKTIKAKWSPAKISSIPVRYLYRLPLTMNFEG